GGGCGGCGGCGGCGGCAGTGTTCCGCGTGCGGAACTGGCGGCTCCTGATCCTCTGCGGGCTGGCGGAACTGGCGCTGGCGGCGATGATGATGACGGAATGGCCGCTGCCCTCCGACCGCAACACGCCCCTGTGCATCGGACTGTTCATCGGACTGTCGGGCTGGCTTCTGCTGCGGCTGGGGGTGATGCTGCGCAACCTGGAGGACGAGGCGGCAATCCTCAACCTGCCGATCTTTTCCGGCCGGGGCTGGTACGACAATGCCCCCGTTCTGGTGGGCGACAGTCCGGAACCGGCCGGTCGTCACGACCGGCCGCTGGTGGTGCGGGTGTGGACCCCGGTCGCCTCCGCCACCGCGCCGCTGGACAGGCGGCTGGTGATCGATCGCTACATCGCCGCCATCGACCGCAACGGCGTGGTGTCAACCGGCCACTCCGCATTGGAATTGGCGCCCGACCTGTATATCAGCCACTATCCGGCCAACGAGATCGACCAGTCCGGCGTCAGCTTCGTGACCGCGTTGCGCAGCGGCACCGAAAACGACGTGCCCGGCCGCTTCCTGCCATCCTACGAGGAAGAGATCGCCGACTGGTGCCCCGCCGATTCGACCGTGGAGTTGTGGACCTACGATCGCTGGCGCCTGCGGGCATTCTGGGCCGGATACCGGCAGGACAGCACCTACAACCTCTCCAACCGGAACTGTTCGGTCGTCGTCGCCGCCGCATTGGACGCGACGCTGGAAGGTGCCTTGGCCAGCCGCTTCCCCTGGGTGCGTCTGCTGCGCCTTCTGATGGATCCCGATATCTGGGTCGCCTCCCTGATCCGCAGCCGTGCCGATGCGATGAGCTGGACGCCGGGCTTCGTGCTGGACTACGCGGCGGCCCTGGCCCGCGTCGTCGACCGCCCCGACCGGTCCTGGCACCGCCGGCTCGGCGGCTTTCTCGGACAACTGCGCGGCACCGCCCGCTCGCCGGAAGGCGGCATGGAAGGCCGGCCGGATACGCAGCCGTCATGACCGATACCCATCACCTTATTGAAAAAGGAGCAGGCATGACATCGGAGCCGACAGCGGATGACGGCGGCCTGCTTTCGCGCGCCGCGGTGATCGCCACGGCCATGATGTTCGGGCTGACCTACAGCCTCAGCGCCGCCCTGATCGCGCTGGATCTGTCGCGGCAGAACCTGAGCGACCTGACCATCGGCGCCAACGCGGCGATGCATGCGCTGGGCGTGCTGGCGATGGCGGTGCTGCTGCCGCGGATCGTGGCGCGGCTGGGCATCCGGCGGCTGGTGATCCTGGCGCTGGCGGGGGCGGCGGTGCTGCTGGCCCTGTTCCCCGCCACCCCCTTCTGGATCTGGTTTCCCCTGCGCATCCTGCTGGGCGCCGCGTCGGAAACCCTGTTCGTCCTGTCGGAAACCTGGACCAACAGCCTGAGCAGCGAGGCCACCCGCGCCCGCGCCATGGCGGTCTACACTGCGGCGCTGTCCTCCGGCTTCGCGCTGGGGCCGCTGATGCTGTCGCTGCTGGGCTCCGGCGGGGCTCTGCCCTACCTGGCCGGCGCCGGTGTCGCCGCCGCCGCGGCGCTGCTGGTCGCCTCCCCCCGCATCCGGGCGCCGGAGTTCGAGCGGCCGTCGCGCGAGGGGCCGTTGCACTTCATCCGGCTGGCCCCGGTCGCCATCGGCGCCATCGTGCTGAATGCCGCCATCGAGACGGCCGGGCTGTCCTTCCTGGCGATCTATGCCACCAAGCTCGGCTGGTCGGAGACCGGAGCGACCAGCCTGATGTCCTGCATGATGATCGGCGCCATCCTGCTGCAGCTTCCGATCGGATGGCTGGGCGACAAGATGGACCGGCTGACGCTGGTGATCGCGCTGGCGGTCTGCGCCGCGCTGGGGGCGCTGGTCTGGCCGGTCGCGCTGATGAGCGAGGTCGCGACCTACGCGCTGCTGTTCGTCTGGGGCGGCGCCTTCGTCGGCGTCTACACCATCATGCTGGCCATCGTCGGCAGCCGGTTCCAGGGATCGGAACTGGTGGGGATCTATGCCGCGATGGGGCTGATGTGGGGCGTCGGCGCACTGGCCGGGCCGGTGCTGGCCGGGGCGGCGATGGAGCTGACCCGGCACGGGCTGGCCTTCTTCGCCGCCGGCGCCTGTCTGGCCTTCGCCGCGTCGGCGCTGCGCCATCGGACGGTGGAAGGCCGCCCGGATGGCACCCAACCGGGCACGGGGGCTTGAAGGCGGGCGGGAAAGGCCGTACGGTCGCCACCTTACCTTTCTCTACTGCAAGAGCAGTCCAATGAGCGGCGCGTCCGGCAAACAGATCAAGAAAGTGGTGCTCGCCTATTCGGGCGGCCTCGACACCTCGGTCATCCTGAAGTGGCTGCAGGAAACCTATTCCTGCGAGGTGGTGACCTTCACCGCCGACCTCGGCCAGGGCGAGGAGTTGGAGCCCGCCCGCAAGAAGGCCGAGCTTCTGGGCATCAAGCCGGAAAACATCTTCATCGACGACCTGCGCGAGGAATTCGTGCGGGACTTCGTCTTCCCGATGTTCCGCGCCAACACGCTCTATGAGGGCACCTACCTGCTCGGCACCTCGATCGCCCGGCCGCTGATCGCCAAGCGCCAGATCGAGATCGCCAACATGGTCGGCGCCGACGCCGTCGCCCACGGCGCCACCGGCAAGGGCAACGACCAGGTCCGCTTCGAGTTGGGCTACTACGCCCTACGCCCGGACATCACGGTCATCGCGCCGTGGCGCGAATGGACCCTGAACAGCCGCACCACGCTGCTGGACTACGCCGAGAAGAACCAGATTCCGATCGCGAAGGACAAGCGCGGCGAGGCCCCCTACTCCACCGACGCCAACCTCCTGCACATCTCGTACGAGGGCAAGGCGCTGGAGGACCCGTGGGTCGAGCCGGACGAGGACATGTTCACCCGCTCCGTCGCCCCGGAGAAGGCTCCGGACACCCCGACCTACATCGAGGTCGAGTTCAAGAACGGTGACGCGGTCGCCATCGACGGCAAGGCGCTGTCCCCGGCGGCCCTGCTGACCGAGCTGAACCGGCTGGGCGGCGAGAACGGCATCGGCCGCCTCGATCTGGTCGAGAACCGCTATGTCGGCATGAAGTCGCGCGGCGTCTACGAGACCCCGGGCGGCAGCATCTTGCTGGTGGCGCATCGCGCGATGGAGAGCATTACCCTCGACCGCGGTGCCGGGCACCTGAAGGACGAGCTGATGCCGCGCTACGCCGAGCTGATCTATTGCGGCTATTGGTGGAGCCCGGAGCGTCTGGCCATCCAGGCGCTGATCGACCAGACCCAGTCGCTGGTCAACGGCACCGTCCGTCTGAAGCTGTTCAAGGGCAACGTCACGGTCGTCGGCCGCAAGTCGCCGAACTCGCTGTACCGCATGGACTATGTGACCTTCGAGCAGGACAGCGTCTACAACCAGAAGGACGCGGAAGGCTTCATCAAGCTGAACGCGCTCCGCCTGCGTCTGGGCGCGATGGCCAAGCAGAAGATCGGCTGATCCAAGGACCGGCTCCACCGCCCGCCAGCCGGGCGGTGGAGCGTTCCTCCGTTTACTGTGCCGCCAGCATGTCGCGGCGGATTTCGACGGCACGGTCGGCCGCCTTTCCGACCACCTCCTGAAGCCGTTCGAACTCGGCGCTGTAGCTGCCGACGCCGAAGGTCAGCGACCGCAGTTCCACGATCAAATCCTGCATGTCGGCCTGCGGCATGCACGCCTTCACCTCGTCCCAGCCGGGCCAGCCCGGCCGCGCGTCGAAACCCAGAAGCTGGCCGCGCCGGCCGCTGACCAAACGCTGCACCTTGGGCGTGAAGGCGCTGGGCACCGCAATGGTGACGGTCAGGATCGGTTCCAGCAGCACCGGCTCGCAGGTCGGCAGCGAGTCGGCCATCGCCTGCCGCGCCACCGTCTTGAACGCCATGTCGGAGCTGTCGAC
The Azospirillum sp. TSA2s DNA segment above includes these coding regions:
- a CDS encoding protease — its product is MLKLAFLLIGPRAFRSHWYVIAVLGLLSMGLGLALALNASVGLTQVIYSFLGLVFTAAGAVSLLMALSASLGANRRFALARSVLAILAGGLLLASPLLNGWALALPLAIVLALDGANRAAAAAVFRVRNWRLLILCGLAELALAAMMMTEWPLPSDRNTPLCIGLFIGLSGWLLLRLGVMLRNLEDEAAILNLPIFSGRGWYDNAPVLVGDSPEPAGRHDRPLVVRVWTPVASATAPLDRRLVIDRYIAAIDRNGVVSTGHSALELAPDLYISHYPANEIDQSGVSFVTALRSGTENDVPGRFLPSYEEEIADWCPADSTVELWTYDRWRLRAFWAGYRQDSTYNLSNRNCSVVVAAALDATLEGALASRFPWVRLLRLLMDPDIWVASLIRSRADAMSWTPGFVLDYAAALARVVDRPDRSWHRRLGGFLGQLRGTARSPEGGMEGRPDTQPS
- a CDS encoding MFS transporter, with the translated sequence MTSEPTADDGGLLSRAAVIATAMMFGLTYSLSAALIALDLSRQNLSDLTIGANAAMHALGVLAMAVLLPRIVARLGIRRLVILALAGAAVLLALFPATPFWIWFPLRILLGAASETLFVLSETWTNSLSSEATRARAMAVYTAALSSGFALGPLMLSLLGSGGALPYLAGAGVAAAAALLVASPRIRAPEFERPSREGPLHFIRLAPVAIGAIVLNAAIETAGLSFLAIYATKLGWSETGATSLMSCMMIGAILLQLPIGWLGDKMDRLTLVIALAVCAALGALVWPVALMSEVATYALLFVWGGAFVGVYTIMLAIVGSRFQGSELVGIYAAMGLMWGVGALAGPVLAGAAMELTRHGLAFFAAGACLAFAASALRHRTVEGRPDGTQPGTGA
- a CDS encoding argininosuccinate synthase: MSGASGKQIKKVVLAYSGGLDTSVILKWLQETYSCEVVTFTADLGQGEELEPARKKAELLGIKPENIFIDDLREEFVRDFVFPMFRANTLYEGTYLLGTSIARPLIAKRQIEIANMVGADAVAHGATGKGNDQVRFELGYYALRPDITVIAPWREWTLNSRTTLLDYAEKNQIPIAKDKRGEAPYSTDANLLHISYEGKALEDPWVEPDEDMFTRSVAPEKAPDTPTYIEVEFKNGDAVAIDGKALSPAALLTELNRLGGENGIGRLDLVENRYVGMKSRGVYETPGGSILLVAHRAMESITLDRGAGHLKDELMPRYAELIYCGYWWSPERLAIQALIDQTQSLVNGTVRLKLFKGNVTVVGRKSPNSLYRMDYVTFEQDSVYNQKDAEGFIKLNALRLRLGAMAKQKIG